The region CACCAGGGCGGTCGGCGGGCGCTCCTGTCCCGGGTGCACGCTCACGCTTCGCCCTCGGCGGGCCGGTCTTCGGCCGGCGGGTACCGGTGGACCCGGCCGTTGGGATCCGTGACCAGATAGCCGCCGGGATGTCCGTCGAGGTAGCCGCGGCCGATCGGGACCTTCCCGTGCCCGCCGGGGATGTCCAGCACATAGGTCGGCTGGCAGAGCCCGGACACCGTCCCGCGCAGTCCGGCCATCAGGTCCTGCCCGGCCGTGATGGTGGTACGGAAGTGGCCGGTGCCCGGGGCCAGGTCGGCCTGGTGCAGGTAGTACGGCTTGACGCGGTGCCGCACGAGGGTGCGGAAGAGGTCTTCGAGCGCGTCCGCCGAGTCGTTGACACCCTTGAGCAGAACGGTCTGGCTGAGCAGCGGGAAGCCCCGGTCCGTCAGGCGCTTCAACGCGAGCAGCGCTTCCCCGCCCAGCTCCTGGCGGTGGTTGCAGTGCACGACCGTCCAGACCGGTGTGTCCGCCGACAGGGCGTCCAGCAGTTCCCCGGTGATCCGGTCAGGGGCGACCACCGGTACCCGGGTGTGGACGCGGACGACCCCGACATGCCCGATGGCGTCCAGTTCCCCGACGATGCGGCGCAGCCGGGCGGGCGAGAGCATGAGCGGGTCGCCGCCCGTGAGGATGACCTCCCAGATCTCGGGGCGCTCCCTGATGTACGTGATCGCCCGGCTCAGATCGTCCTCCGCGAGGACGCCGTGTCCCGGGCCGACCACCTCGCGCCGGAAGCAGAACCGGCAGTAGACCGGGCACAGGTGCAGCGGCTTGAGCAGCACCCGGTCCGGATAGCGGTGGGTAATCCCGGGAATCGGGGTGAAGGGGCCGTCGCCGATCGGGTCGTCCCGCTCCTGCGGGGTCGTCTCCAGCTCCCGCGGATCGGGAACGAACTGCAGGGCGACCGGGTCGTCGTCCCCGCCGGTGATCCGCTCGCGCATGGCGGCCGTCAGGCTGATCGCGTACCGGTCCGCGACCCGCTCGATCCGCTGCTGCTCGTCCGCCGCGACCAGCCCCTCCCGGACCAGTCCCTGGACGGTTCTCACAGTGCTGCGCTTGTCGGGCATGGGTTGCGGGCCTCCTGTCAGTAGACGCCGAGCTGACCCTGACGAGACAACCCCACGGCCGGCCGCACCCGGAAGGACCGCCGGTGAACCCCGGACAAGTTCGTACGAACGCGTCGCCGTCGGACGGCTAGGGTGGAACGGGAAGAGGTGGGGGCCATTGACCGAGAAAAAGGGGACGGAGGCCGGCCGGGCATGGCACCGCCGAGCCGGTGAGCTGATCCGCGGCGGGATCCGCGACCGGCGGGCGGAACCGCTCGCGGAGGCCGCGGAACTGCTCGCGAAGGCGGCGGCGGCGGACCCTGAGCGACGGGGGCGCTACGCGGCCGACCTCGGCGTCGCGCTGACCTACCGCTTCGAACTGACCGGTGACCTCGGGTCGTTACGCGGAGCGCTGGCCGCGCACCGCGTCGCGGTCGACGCGGCCCCGGGCAGTCCGTCCAGGCTTTCCAACCTGGGTCTGTCCCTGACCCGGTGGTTCGAACGGACCGGGGAGACGGACCGGCTCGCCGAGGGGATATCCGTGCTGCGCGACGCGGCGGCCGCGGCCGGCGCGGACGACTCGCGGTACGCCTCGTACCAGTCCAACCTGGGCCTGGCGCTGACCCGTTGGAGCGAGCGGACCGGCGACGCCTCGGCGGCCCGGGAAGCCGTCGACGTGCACACCGAGGCCGTCGGGAGCGCGGACGGCACCCCCTCGGACGTCGCGGCGCGGCTGGCGAACCTCGGCATGGCGCTGATGGTCCTTTTCCGCGCCACCGGCGACAAGGAACACCTGCTGGCGGCGGTGGACGCGTACCGGAAGGCGGTGCTGGCCGTGCCGCCGGGCGACGGCAACGCGCCCGGCTGCTACGCCGGTCTCGGGGACGCCCTCACCGCGGCGGCGGTCGCCGGCGGCGACGTCGCGCTCCACCTCGACGCGATGGAGGAGCTGCGGACCGTGGTCGACGGGCTCGGCCCCGACGATCCGGACGCCCCGCTCTTCCTCAACCAGTTCGCCAAC is a window of Streptomyces sp. NBC_01477 DNA encoding:
- a CDS encoding lysine-2,3-aminomutase-like protein; its protein translation is MPDKRSTVRTVQGLVREGLVAADEQQRIERVADRYAISLTAAMRERITGGDDDPVALQFVPDPRELETTPQERDDPIGDGPFTPIPGITHRYPDRVLLKPLHLCPVYCRFCFRREVVGPGHGVLAEDDLSRAITYIRERPEIWEVILTGGDPLMLSPARLRRIVGELDAIGHVGVVRVHTRVPVVAPDRITGELLDALSADTPVWTVVHCNHRQELGGEALLALKRLTDRGFPLLSQTVLLKGVNDSADALEDLFRTLVRHRVKPYYLHQADLAPGTGHFRTTITAGQDLMAGLRGTVSGLCQPTYVLDIPGGHGKVPIGRGYLDGHPGGYLVTDPNGRVHRYPPAEDRPAEGEA